One segment of Candidatus Paceibacterota bacterium DNA contains the following:
- a CDS encoding sugar phosphate nucleotidyltransferase, translating to MTKKVVIAAAGKGTRMLHLTRNKSKHLIKVNKKPFLSYLLDNLLEAGYRDFILVVGYKEESIREFLKEYNYKAKVVNQFEILGEKEYGTACPLKCVKDIIKEDFLFVCGDNLYSVEDLKIMNGDDGGYNYVGGLCHKNPEKYGVLISGKDNFLKEIVEKPKKHVGNMINAGIYKLTPEVFEKVPEIKKSSRGEYEITDVINLLAKENKVKIREIKGRWLDFGNPGDIIKASLFLRKKKK from the coding sequence ATGACTAAAAAAGTTGTGATTGCCGCTGCGGGAAAGGGAACAAGAATGCTTCATCTTACAAGAAACAAGTCAAAACACCTTATTAAAGTAAATAAGAAGCCTTTTCTCTCTTATTTACTTGATAATTTGCTTGAAGCGGGATATAGAGATTTTATTCTTGTTGTCGGATATAAAGAAGAGTCCATAAGAGAATTTTTAAAAGAATATAATTACAAGGCGAAGGTTGTTAATCAGTTTGAGATTTTAGGCGAAAAAGAATACGGAACAGCCTGTCCCTTAAAATGCGTCAAAGACATTATAAAAGAAGATTTTCTTTTTGTTTGCGGAGACAATCTCTATTCGGTGGAGGACTTGAAAATAATGAACGGGGACGACGGAGGATATAATTATGTCGGTGGACTTTGCCATAAAAATCCTGAAAAATACGGAGTTTTGATTTCCGGAAAAGATAACTTTTTAAAAGAAATAGTTGAAAAGCCAAAAAAGCACGTAGGAAACATGATAAACGCCGGGATTTACAAATTAACTCCGGAAGTTTTTGAAAAAGTTCCCGAAATAAAAAAATCATCAAGAGGAGAATACGAAATAACCGATGTCATAAACTTGCTTGCTAAAGAGAATAAAGTTAAAATAAGAGAAATAAAGGGAAGATGGCTTGATTTTGGAAATCCCGGGGATATTATTAAGGCATCTCTATTTCTGAGGAAAAAAAAGAAATAG
- a CDS encoding L-threonylcarbamoyladenylate synthase: MNVLKLSKGSLNAAVYAIKKGEVIICPTDTVYGLLSSTKNKKAANKIFKIKSRKKEKPLPVFVGSMKMAKELAFITKKQEKFLKKNWPGKITVILKAKKDFPLLSKNGTIALRYPNYKFIVNIIRRIKGPLAQTSANISGKPALNKVSDIVKTFEKKKIRPSIIIDGGDFKKGRPSSIVDLTKDSIKTLR, from the coding sequence ATGAATGTTCTTAAGTTGTCAAAAGGATCTTTAAATGCTGCAGTTTACGCAATAAAGAAAGGAGAAGTAATAATTTGCCCTACAGATACGGTTTACGGCCTTTTGTCCAGTACAAAGAACAAAAAAGCGGCAAATAAGATTTTTAAGATAAAATCAAGAAAAAAAGAGAAGCCCCTTCCTGTTTTTGTTGGAAGCATGAAAATGGCAAAGGAACTGGCTTTTATAACCAAAAAACAAGAAAAGTTTTTAAAGAAAAATTGGCCGGGAAAGATAACAGTAATCCTTAAAGCAAAAAAAGATTTTCCTTTATTGAGTAAGAATGGAACAATTGCCTTAAGATATCCGAATTACAAATTTATTGTTAATATAATAAGGAGAATAAAAGGCCCTTTGGCTCAGACCTCGGCAAATATTTCAGGAAAGCCGGCTCTAAATAAAGTTTCAGACATTGTAAAAACTTTTGAAAAGAAGAAAATAAGGCCAAGCATAATAATTGATGGAGGCGATTTTAAAAAAGGAAGGCCTTCATCTATTGTTGATTTAACAAAAGATAGTATTAAAACTTTAAGATAA
- a CDS encoding serine hydroxymethyltransferase, whose product MPLKKQDSQIYELIEEEKKRQKEGLELIASESYASSAVLESLGSVLNNKYAENYPGKRYYGGCRIVDMVENLCKERAREVFKADDYHVNVQPYSGSPANLAVYIGLLDFKDTIMAMRLDHGGHLTHGNPMNLSGRAFNFVHYGINSETETLDYNEILKLAKQHKPKIILSGFTAYPRTIDFKKIDEIAKEVKAISMADISHISGLIIGKVHPSPFPFTDVVTTTTHKTLCGPRGAIILCKKEYGEKIDKGVFPGLQGGPHEHAIAGIAVALKQAQKPEFEEFAKQIVKNAKVLAETLISEKLKLVSNGTDNHLMVVDLTPFGKGKGVFAEKALETAGISVSKSTTPNDKSVPYYPSGLRIGTPAVTSRGMKEKEMETAGKLIAKVIKEFSSTNMPDTKEERNTKVKEFKEEIKSSLFLKEVKEEVKNLASPFPVPGIDDK is encoded by the coding sequence ATGCCTCTTAAAAAACAAGATTCTCAAATTTATGAACTAATTGAAGAAGAGAAAAAAAGGCAGAAAGAAGGACTAGAGTTGATAGCTTCGGAAAGTTACGCTTCTTCTGCAGTTCTTGAGTCCTTGGGAAGCGTTTTAAATAACAAATACGCTGAAAACTATCCCGGAAAAAGATATTACGGAGGATGCAGGATTGTTGATATGGTTGAAAATCTTTGTAAAGAAAGAGCAAGGGAAGTTTTCAAGGCAGATGACTATCATGTCAATGTTCAGCCGTATTCCGGTTCTCCGGCAAACCTTGCAGTATATATCGGTTTGCTTGATTTCAAAGACACGATAATGGCAATGAGATTGGATCATGGCGGACATTTAACCCACGGAAATCCCATGAATTTATCCGGAAGAGCTTTCAATTTTGTGCATTACGGGATTAATTCTGAAACTGAAACTTTGGATTATAATGAAATATTAAAATTAGCAAAACAGCATAAGCCCAAAATTATTCTTTCCGGATTTACGGCTTATCCAAGGACAATTGATTTTAAAAAAATAGATGAAATAGCAAAAGAAGTCAAAGCAATCTCAATGGCTGATATTTCTCATATTTCCGGCCTTATAATCGGCAAAGTTCATCCTTCTCCTTTTCCTTTTACAGATGTTGTTACGACAACGACCCATAAAACTTTATGCGGTCCTCGCGGAGCGATTATACTGTGTAAAAAAGAATATGGAGAAAAAATAGACAAAGGGGTTTTCCCCGGGTTGCAAGGCGGTCCGCATGAACATGCGATAGCCGGAATTGCGGTCGCCCTAAAACAGGCCCAAAAACCGGAATTTGAGGAATTTGCAAAACAGATTGTAAAAAATGCAAAAGTTTTGGCAGAAACTCTTATTTCTGAAAAATTAAAACTAGTTTCAAACGGCACAGATAACCATCTTATGGTTGTGGATTTAACTCCTTTTGGAAAAGGAAAGGGAGTTTTTGCCGAGAAAGCGCTAGAGACAGCCGGAATAAGCGTCAGTAAATCAACAACTCCAAATGATAAATCTGTCCCTTATTATCCCTCGGGCCTTCGTATTGGGACGCCAGCTGTTACTTCAAGAGGAATGAAAGAGAAAGAAATGGAGACAGCCGGAAAACTGATAGCAAAGGTTATAAAAGAATTTTCATCAACAAATATGCCCGACACAAAAGAAGAGAGAAATACTAAAGTAAAAGAGTTTAAAGAAGAAATAAAAAGCAGTTTATTTTTAAAAGAAGTAAAAGAAGAAGTAAAAAATCTAGCAAGTCCTTTTCCTGTTCCGGGGATAGACGATAAGTAG
- a CDS encoding bifunctional 5,10-methylenetetrahydrofolate dehydrogenase/5,10-methenyltetrahydrofolate cyclohydrolase has product MILLDGKKISEKILNDLKKTIEKRGLGLKLAIVIVGNDMPSKVFIKKKEEACKKIGIDFELYEFDKDIKVDRLREEVEKICKKSEISGVVIQLPLPLELRAFDQQILNLVPPSKDIDILSEKNLGCFYSGFLPVMPPVVSAVFCLLNEYEISLKGKNIVIIGAGRLVGLPLAVSLLKKKATVSVLNEFTDDFSGFLKKADIVISGVGKPGIIKGEDLKNEVIVIDAGTSFKEGKTVGDVDIESVSKKAKYIAPVPGGVGPLTIAFLLENLVRINLE; this is encoded by the coding sequence ATGATTTTACTTGATGGGAAAAAAATATCGGAAAAAATTTTAAACGACCTTAAAAAAACAATTGAAAAAAGAGGCCTTGGTTTAAAGTTGGCAATAGTAATTGTTGGCAATGACATGCCTTCTAAGGTTTTTATCAAAAAAAAAGAGGAGGCCTGTAAAAAAATAGGAATTGATTTTGAGCTTTATGAATTTGATAAGGATATAAAGGTTGATAGATTAAGAGAAGAGGTTGAAAAAATTTGCAAAAAATCAGAAATCAGCGGAGTTGTTATTCAGCTTCCCTTACCCTTAGAATTAAGGGCTTTTGACCAGCAAATTCTCAATCTTGTTCCTCCTTCGAAAGACATCGATATTCTTTCTGAAAAAAACCTTGGTTGTTTTTATAGCGGTTTTTTGCCGGTTATGCCTCCGGTTGTAAGCGCCGTTTTTTGTCTTCTTAATGAATACGAAATTTCTTTAAAGGGAAAAAATATTGTTATTATAGGAGCCGGCCGACTTGTTGGACTGCCTCTTGCCGTTTCCCTTTTAAAAAAGAAAGCAACTGTTTCCGTTTTGAATGAGTTTACGGACGATTTTAGCGGTTTTTTAAAAAAAGCGGACATTGTTATCTCCGGAGTTGGTAAGCCAGGAATTATAAAAGGAGAAGATTTAAAAAATGAAGTAATAGTCATTGATGCAGGAACTTCTTTTAAAGAAGGAAAAACTGTTGGCGATGTTGATATTGAGAGTGTTTCCAAAAAGGCAAAATATATTGCTCCTGTTCCAGGAGGAGTCGGCCCGCTTACTATTGCCTTTCTTCTTGAAAACTTGGTAAGAATTAACTTAGAGTGA
- a CDS encoding phosphatase PAP2 family protein — translation MDYYFFRIINDLSGNSFTFDFLALFFGKYFGYFLLFLLFLFLLRNKKRIFFFALSSAILSRFVITTVIRNFYYKDRPFVVLDIFPLIEHAKTASFPSGHAAFFFGLGTAVFLKNKKMGIFFLAGAFLISLSRIYAGIHWPFDIIMGAIVGILSAFIILKIENYCFSKKENK, via the coding sequence ATGGATTATTATTTTTTTAGAATAATAAATGATCTTTCCGGAAATTCTTTTACTTTTGATTTTTTAGCCCTTTTTTTTGGAAAATACTTTGGATATTTCCTTCTTTTTCTTCTTTTCTTGTTTTTACTTAGAAATAAAAAAAGGATTTTTTTCTTTGCTCTTTCATCTGCTATACTATCAAGATTTGTTATAACTACTGTTATAAGAAATTTTTATTACAAAGACAGGCCTTTTGTTGTCTTGGATATATTTCCCCTTATAGAGCATGCCAAAACTGCTTCTTTTCCCTCCGGTCATGCCGCTTTTTTCTTTGGCCTTGGAACGGCTGTTTTCTTAAAGAATAAAAAAATGGGAATATTCTTTTTAGCGGGTGCTTTTCTTATTTCTCTTTCCCGGATTTATGCCGGAATTCACTGGCCTTTTGATATTATTATGGGTGCAATTGTAGGAATTTTATCTGCTTTTATTATTTTGAAAATAGAAAATTATTGCTTCTCTAAAAAAGAAAACAAATAA
- the topA gene encoding type I DNA topoisomerase, translated as MPLIIVESPTKSKTIKGFLKNYEVTSSFGHIRDLPKSKLGIDIENNFTPQYIIPLKAKKIVKELKEKMKKTDYVILASDEDREGEAIAWHLKEALKLENPKRIVFHEITKEAIKKALESPREINMDLVNSQQARRVLDRLVGYKLSPFLWKKISKGLSAGRVQSVILRLVVEREREIEKFVPQEYWQIESFFEKDNKEFSAFLFKEKNRIIEKLEIKTKEEAEKILKVLENENYIVSKIEKKETKRKPLPPFMTSTLQQEAFKKIGLSTKATMSIAQKLYENGLITYHRSDSLNLSEQSLLMAKDFIEKNFGKNYHSLRRYKAKKGQEAHEAIRPTSIEKTPQIKEKTDIRIEKLYSLIWQRFMASQMSEAFFDSTSIEIKAKEYTFKTSGQTLKFDGFLKVYPVKFEEKELPILEKEEILKLIKVIPSQHFTLPPPRFNEASLVKTLEEYGIGRPSTYAPTISTVQERNYILKNEQKKFEPTEIGITVNDILTEHFPEIVDFKFTANMEESLDKIAKGEKSWEKVCNDFYVPFEKNLKTKYEEVAKKEAIEEETDKICPKCNSPIVLKTGRYGKFYACSNFPSCKHTENIEKKSLGVKCPECKEGDIVEKITRKRKIFYACNRYPDCKFALWDKPINEKCPKCDSLLVEKNKKTIKCSNKDCNFEKKMTE; from the coding sequence ATGCCCCTTATTATCGTAGAAAGCCCCACAAAATCAAAAACAATAAAAGGATTCCTCAAAAATTACGAGGTTACTTCTTCTTTTGGACACATAAGGGATTTGCCTAAAAGCAAGCTCGGAATTGACATTGAAAACAATTTTACTCCTCAATATATAATTCCCTTAAAGGCAAAAAAAATAGTTAAGGAATTGAAGGAAAAAATGAAAAAAACCGATTATGTAATTCTGGCCAGCGACGAGGACAGAGAAGGAGAAGCCATTGCCTGGCATCTTAAAGAGGCTTTAAAATTAGAAAATCCCAAAAGAATAGTTTTTCATGAAATTACTAAAGAAGCTATAAAAAAAGCTCTGGAAAGTCCAAGGGAAATAAATATGGACCTTGTAAATTCCCAGCAAGCAAGGAGAGTTTTAGATCGTCTTGTCGGATATAAGCTCTCTCCTTTTCTTTGGAAAAAAATATCAAAAGGGCTCTCGGCAGGAAGAGTTCAGTCGGTAATTTTACGGCTTGTTGTTGAAAGAGAAAGGGAAATCGAAAAATTTGTGCCTCAGGAATATTGGCAAATTGAATCATTTTTTGAAAAAGACAATAAGGAATTTAGCGCTTTTCTTTTCAAAGAAAAAAATAGAATAATAGAAAAATTGGAAATAAAAACAAAAGAAGAGGCGGAAAAAATATTAAAAGTATTAGAAAATGAAAATTATATAGTCAGTAAAATAGAAAAAAAAGAAACAAAAAGAAAGCCCCTGCCCCCTTTTATGACAAGCACTCTTCAGCAGGAGGCCTTTAAAAAAATAGGCCTATCAACAAAAGCCACAATGAGTATTGCTCAAAAACTTTATGAAAATGGACTTATTACCTACCACAGGTCCGATTCATTGAATCTTTCAGAGCAGTCGCTTCTTATGGCAAAGGATTTTATAGAAAAAAACTTTGGCAAAAATTATCATTCTTTAAGAAGATATAAGGCAAAAAAGGGGCAAGAAGCTCATGAAGCAATAAGACCCACCTCAATTGAAAAAACTCCTCAAATAAAGGAAAAGACGGATATTAGGATAGAAAAGCTCTATTCCCTAATCTGGCAAAGGTTTATGGCTTCTCAAATGAGCGAAGCTTTTTTTGACTCCACTTCAATCGAAATAAAGGCAAAAGAATACACTTTTAAAACAAGCGGGCAGACATTAAAATTTGACGGATTTCTTAAGGTTTATCCTGTCAAATTTGAAGAAAAAGAGCTCCCTATTCTTGAAAAGGAAGAAATTCTAAAATTAATTAAGGTTATTCCAAGTCAGCACTTTACTTTGCCTCCTCCAAGATTCAATGAAGCAAGCTTAGTAAAAACGCTTGAAGAATACGGAATCGGCAGGCCTTCAACTTACGCTCCAACAATCTCAACGGTCCAGGAAAGAAACTATATTTTGAAGAATGAGCAGAAAAAATTCGAACCGACAGAAATAGGAATAACGGTAAATGACATTTTAACTGAGCATTTTCCAGAAATAGTCGACTTTAAGTTTACGGCAAATATGGAAGAATCCTTAGATAAGATAGCCAAAGGAGAAAAATCCTGGGAAAAAGTATGCAATGATTTTTATGTTCCTTTCGAAAAAAACTTGAAAACAAAATATGAAGAAGTTGCAAAAAAAGAAGCAATTGAAGAAGAAACGGATAAAATATGCCCAAAATGTAATTCTCCTATTGTTTTAAAGACAGGAAGATACGGAAAATTTTATGCTTGCTCCAATTTCCCTTCATGCAAACATACAGAAAATATAGAAAAAAAATCGCTGGGAGTTAAATGCCCCGAGTGCAAAGAGGGAGACATTGTTGAAAAAATAACAAGAAAGAGAAAAATATTCTATGCTTGCAATAGATATCCGGATTGCAAGTTCGCTCTCTGGGATAAACCCATAAATGAAAAATGTCCAAAATGCGACTCCTTGCTGGTGGAAAAAAACAAAAAAACAATTAAATGTTCGAATAAAGATTGCAATTTTGAAAAAAAAATGACAGAATAG
- the pth gene encoding aminoacyl-tRNA hydrolase, with protein MIIIAGLGNPGENYINTRHNVGFLAVDKIKEDHGFSDFSFLKNFNALVSKGIIKGEKSILVKPQTFMNNSGTAIRKIIDYYKSSPSLLYVFHDDIDIPLGEIKIAKGRGPAGHNGVKSIIEEIKTKNFTRFRIGIRPEKKIIKAESFVLKKFNKKEAEMIDNAVSILVKELEKEICPLLS; from the coding sequence ATGATTATTATAGCCGGCTTAGGAAATCCGGGAGAAAATTATATCAATACAAGACACAACGTAGGATTTCTTGCAGTTGATAAAATAAAAGAAGACCATGGTTTTTCTGATTTTTCTTTTTTGAAAAACTTTAACGCCTTGGTTTCAAAAGGAATAATAAAGGGAGAAAAGTCTATTCTTGTCAAGCCTCAGACATTTATGAACAATTCAGGAACAGCCATAAGAAAAATAATCGATTATTATAAATCCTCTCCTTCTTTGCTCTATGTTTTTCATGACGACATAGATATTCCCCTTGGCGAAATTAAAATTGCAAAAGGAAGAGGACCTGCCGGCCATAATGGAGTAAAGTCAATAATAGAAGAAATAAAGACAAAAAATTTTACCAGATTCAGGATAGGAATAAGGCCAGAGAAAAAAATAATAAAAGCGGAATCATTCGTCCTTAAGAAATTTAACAAAAAAGAAGCAGAGATGATAGACAATGCCGTTTCTATACTGGTAAAAGAACTAGAAAAAGAAATATGCCCCTTATTATCGTAG
- the lepB gene encoding signal peptidase I, protein MENAKKVFLFLFETVKIIVISLAIVIPIRYFLFQPFVVQGESMQPSFSTGDYLIVDQISYRFKEPQRGEVIILRSPSEPSQRLIKRVIGLPSEGVEIKEGDLVIIKEGERLILEEDYLFNGSLKGDFSILLNENEYFVLGDNRDFSYDSRRFGVIKKENIIGRVLFRLLPVSSVSKIEAPSY, encoded by the coding sequence ATGGAAAACGCAAAAAAAGTTTTTTTATTTCTTTTTGAAACTGTAAAAATTATTGTTATTTCTCTTGCGATAGTTATCCCTATCAGGTATTTTTTATTCCAGCCTTTTGTTGTTCAAGGAGAATCAATGCAGCCCAGTTTTTCAACAGGGGACTATTTGATAGTTGACCAAATCAGCTACAGATTTAAAGAACCCCAAAGAGGAGAAGTTATTATCTTGCGCTCCCCATCTGAACCTTCTCAGCGCCTTATTAAAAGAGTTATTGGTCTTCCTAGTGAAGGAGTTGAGATTAAAGAAGGCGATCTTGTGATTATAAAAGAAGGGGAAAGATTGATTTTAGAAGAAGATTATCTTTTCAACGGATCTTTAAAGGGAGATTTCTCAATTTTGCTTAACGAAAACGAATACTTTGTTTTAGGGGATAATAGGGATTTTTCTTATGATTCAAGAAGATTTGGAGTAATTAAGAAAGAAAACATTATAGGAAGAGTTCTTTTTCGACTTTTACCGGTTTCTTCAGTTTCTAAAATTGAAGCACCCTCTTATTAA
- the hisS gene encoding histidine--tRNA ligase, translating to MEKMKFQSVTGMHDILPETQKYFKKIYETVSIIADFYNFGKIDTPLLESAELFSKGVGENTDIVEKEMYTLKTKKGEVLALRPEWTAPIGRAYIEHGMHNRPQPLKLWYFGPCFRHENPQAGRYRQFWQFGFEIFGEKEAIVDAQIIQIFYNILKELKIKDVVVDINSIGDNQCRGYYKKTLSKFFRSKEGYLCSDCKRRIKGNILRVLDCKNEKCEDLKGEAPQILDYLCDECKNHFKEVLEFLDELNIPYSLNSSLVRGLDYYTKTVFEMVQKENKKIALAGGGRYDVLIKMLGGRDVPACGAAAGVERLIEIMKSEKLEGESKKSVSVFVAQLGNLAKRKGLYLFEELRKAKIKTGESFGKDSLRSQLARADRLGARYTAIIGQKEALENMVMLRDMKTGKQDEVSFEKAALEIKERLKKEK from the coding sequence ATGGAAAAAATGAAATTTCAATCGGTGACGGGGATGCACGATATTCTGCCGGAAACGCAAAAGTATTTCAAAAAAATATACGAAACGGTTTCAATAATCGCCGACTTTTATAATTTTGGTAAAATAGATACCCCTCTTTTGGAAAGTGCAGAGCTTTTTTCAAAAGGAGTCGGGGAAAATACAGATATTGTTGAAAAAGAGATGTATACTTTAAAAACTAAGAAAGGCGAAGTTCTTGCTTTAAGGCCTGAATGGACAGCGCCAATAGGAAGAGCGTATATAGAACACGGAATGCACAATAGGCCTCAGCCTTTAAAACTATGGTATTTTGGCCCTTGCTTCAGGCATGAAAATCCTCAAGCGGGGAGATACAGGCAGTTTTGGCAATTCGGATTTGAAATTTTCGGAGAGAAAGAAGCGATTGTTGATGCCCAAATTATTCAAATTTTCTACAATATTTTAAAAGAACTTAAGATAAAAGATGTTGTTGTTGATATTAACAGCATAGGAGATAACCAATGCAGGGGATATTACAAAAAAACACTTTCCAAGTTTTTTAGGAGTAAGGAAGGGTATTTGTGCAGCGATTGCAAAAGAAGAATTAAAGGAAATATTCTCAGAGTTTTAGATTGTAAAAACGAAAAATGCGAAGACCTTAAGGGAGAAGCGCCTCAAATTCTTGATTATCTTTGCGATGAATGCAAAAATCATTTTAAAGAGGTCTTAGAGTTTTTAGATGAACTTAATATTCCTTATTCCCTTAACTCCTCTCTTGTAAGAGGGCTTGATTACTACACTAAAACGGTTTTTGAAATGGTTCAAAAGGAAAATAAGAAAATCGCTCTTGCCGGCGGCGGAAGATACGATGTTCTTATAAAAATGCTTGGAGGAAGAGATGTTCCTGCTTGCGGAGCAGCAGCAGGAGTTGAAAGGCTTATAGAAATAATGAAATCTGAAAAGCTTGAAGGCGAATCAAAAAAAAGCGTTTCTGTTTTTGTTGCTCAGCTTGGTAATTTAGCCAAAAGGAAAGGACTGTATCTTTTTGAGGAATTAAGAAAAGCAAAGATTAAAACAGGGGAATCTTTCGGCAAAGATTCTTTGCGTTCCCAGCTTGCGAGAGCAGACCGTCTTGGAGCGCGCTATACGGCAATTATCGGACAAAAAGAGGCCCTTGAAAACATGGTAATGTTAAGAGATATGAAGACGGGAAAGCAAGACGAAGTCAGTTTTGAAAAAGCAGCCCTTGAAATTAAGGAGCGCTTGAAAAAAGAGAAATAA
- a CDS encoding GatB/YqeY domain-containing protein — MEKIKEKIKEDLVLAMKSKETLTLSVLRMLLSSILLKEKDKNYQLRKENDRAKDVELTDEEVLKVIFSEVKKRKDSVLAFQKGNREDLVKKESEEIAILEKYLPRQLTEEEIKEIAEKLVKRGDNFGEAMSKVIQKISGRADGAKVSKAVKEILGIA; from the coding sequence GTGGAAAAGATAAAAGAGAAAATAAAAGAGGATTTGGTTCTTGCGATGAAAAGCAAAGAGACGCTTACTCTTTCAGTTTTAAGGATGCTTTTGTCTTCAATTTTACTGAAAGAAAAAGACAAGAATTATCAGCTCAGAAAAGAAAATGACAGAGCAAAAGATGTCGAGCTTACAGATGAAGAAGTTCTTAAGGTTATTTTTTCAGAAGTTAAAAAAAGGAAAGATTCCGTTTTAGCTTTTCAAAAAGGAAACAGAGAGGATCTTGTTAAAAAGGAAAGTGAAGAAATAGCTATTTTGGAAAAATATCTTCCCAGGCAGCTGACCGAAGAAGAAATAAAAGAAATAGCAGAAAAACTGGTAAAAAGGGGAGATAATTTTGGAGAAGCGATGTCAAAAGTTATCCAGAAAATAAGCGGCAGAGCGGATGGAGCAAAAGTTAGCAAGGCGGTAAAAGAGATTTTAGGCATTGCGTAA
- the ybeY gene encoding rRNA maturation RNase YbeY has translation MIEVNNLTRTFKKTELLKKTAKRVIKGEKCDNCNLSIVVVGEKRMKAINRKYRKKNKPTDVLSFSMDDDFSNRSRDLGEVVICPKQIKGKKGLERTIIHGILHLLSYDHKKKDDENKMVERENFYL, from the coding sequence ATGATTGAAGTGAATAATCTTACAAGAACCTTTAAAAAAACCGAGCTTTTAAAAAAAACAGCAAAAAGAGTTATAAAGGGAGAGAAATGCGATAATTGCAATCTTTCAATAGTTGTTGTGGGTGAGAAAAGAATGAAAGCGATAAATAGAAAGTATAGAAAGAAAAATAAACCGACAGATGTTCTTTCTTTTTCTATGGATGATGATTTTTCAAACCGCAGTCGGGATTTGGGAGAAGTTGTTATTTGTCCAAAGCAGATTAAGGGCAAAAAAGGGTTAGAGAGGACAATTATTCACGGGATTCTTCATCTTCTTTCTTACGACCACAAAAAGAAAGACGATGAAAATAAAATGGTAGAAAGAGAAAATTTTTATTTATAA
- the ftsA gene encoding cell division protein FtsA → MAYCVASFLKNKLMPRSKIITGIDLGTSAIKILSVLKTGNKEGFEVLGLRQFPSSGIRKGIIIDTQKATNAIFFAVKEMEKEIGREIREVSANIGGKHIFSVSSKGLVSVSRADQKISESDISRVLQNAKTFPLDSNKEILEIISKEFVVDAVGGIKDVLHMKGVRLEAEVLAICGFSPYIKNITQCILDAGISQSDLTPGVIAGSRAVLTTQEKEIGVVFIDIGAETTGIAVYEEGELIHIAVFPVGSDNIRNDIAICLKVDIDTAERIKQEFGSYEEKSKKDKKIKIEGDEPIVFTEKSINQIIEARISEIFDLTNKELEKISRKGVLPAGAVLSGGGAKLPKVKELAKKELKISCRIGCVQESFYNDDPSLAVVWGLVLNEEDNGNELSDSSSFKLLIRKFFRSFIP, encoded by the coding sequence ATGGCGTACTGCGTTGCTTCTTTTTTAAAAAACAAACTAATGCCAAGGTCAAAAATAATTACAGGAATTGATCTCGGGACATCCGCGATAAAAATTCTATCGGTTTTAAAAACCGGAAACAAAGAGGGTTTTGAAGTTTTAGGACTGAGGCAATTTCCTTCTTCAGGCATAAGAAAAGGCATTATTATTGATACTCAAAAAGCAACAAATGCAATTTTTTTCGCGGTAAAGGAGATGGAAAAAGAAATAGGGAGAGAAATAAGGGAGGTGTCTGCAAATATAGGCGGGAAGCATATATTTTCCGTTTCTTCAAAAGGCCTTGTTTCTGTTTCCAGAGCTGATCAGAAAATATCTGAAAGCGATATAAGCAGGGTTTTGCAAAACGCAAAGACGTTTCCTCTTGATTCTAATAAAGAAATATTGGAAATAATTTCCAAAGAGTTTGTTGTTGATGCGGTCGGAGGAATAAAGGATGTCCTTCATATGAAAGGTGTTCGGCTTGAAGCAGAAGTTCTTGCCATTTGCGGATTTTCTCCTTATATAAAAAATATTACCCAGTGTATTTTGGATGCCGGGATTTCCCAAAGTGATCTTACTCCGGGAGTTATTGCCGGTTCAAGAGCGGTATTAACTACCCAGGAAAAAGAAATAGGAGTTGTTTTTATCGATATAGGAGCGGAAACGACAGGAATTGCCGTTTATGAAGAAGGAGAGCTTATACATATTGCCGTTTTTCCGGTTGGTTCTGATAATATAAGAAACGATATAGCAATTTGTCTTAAGGTTGATATTGATACAGCAGAAAGAATTAAACAGGAGTTCGGCTCTTATGAAGAAAAATCCAAAAAAGATAAAAAAATAAAAATAGAAGGAGACGAACCGATAGTTTTTACTGAAAAATCAATAAATCAAATTATTGAAGCGAGGATTTCGGAAATATTCGATTTGACAAATAAAGAGCTGGAGAAAATATCTCGTAAAGGAGTTTTACCCGCTGGAGCGGTTCTTTCCGGGGGAGGAGCAAAACTTCCCAAAGTAAAAGAACTTGCCAAAAAAGAATTGAAAATTTCCTGTCGGATAGGATGCGTTCAAGAATCTTTCTATAACGATGACCCCTCTCTTGCAGTTGTCTGGGGATTGGTTTTAAATGAAGAAGATAACGGAAATGAATTGTCCGATTCAAGCAGTTTTAAATTGTTAATCAGGAAGTTTTTCAGGTCTTTTATACCATAA